The Streptomyces sp. CG1 genome window below encodes:
- a CDS encoding BTAD domain-containing putative transcriptional regulator, giving the protein MRLAHAGRTVVDVFGNEASNEVSLELLNVFELTCGGSRVPVPLGAQRLLAFLGLAPVGVHRGAAAQQLWPDYSCPRAAANLRSALCQARRACRVPLIDCIGQRLRLSPTVRVDVLRIRDSARRIVDGLAPPSADSEALVEELTRELLPGWSDDWLHLDRERWNQMRLYALEGLAQRLLSAQRYLSALQAALAAAAIDPVRETAHRIIIEIHLSEGNQASAVRCYQHYDAYLQRELGVSPSPQLSDLLQGLPCLQRDQYRQQSRAARQTPVSAPDRLRWQTRGSRAGNEAAMFSPRSGQRRNDGQGRGW; this is encoded by the coding sequence ATGCGTCTGGCACATGCCGGACGCACAGTAGTGGATGTGTTTGGGAACGAAGCTTCGAACGAGGTATCGCTCGAACTGCTGAATGTCTTCGAGCTCACCTGCGGCGGTAGCAGGGTGCCCGTACCTCTTGGAGCACAGCGGTTGCTGGCGTTCCTCGGCCTCGCCCCCGTGGGGGTCCACCGCGGCGCGGCGGCACAGCAGTTGTGGCCCGACTATTCGTGCCCTCGTGCCGCGGCCAACCTGCGCTCGGCCCTGTGCCAGGCGCGCCGCGCCTGCCGCGTCCCCCTGATCGACTGCATTGGCCAGCGCCTGCGGCTGTCGCCTACGGTCCGGGTCGACGTGTTGCGGATACGCGACTCGGCCCGCCGGATCGTCGACGGATTGGCACCGCCGTCCGCCGACAGCGAGGCGCTCGTAGAAGAGCTCACTCGGGAGCTGCTGCCGGGCTGGTCTGACGACTGGCTGCACCTGGACCGCGAACGCTGGAACCAAATGCGCCTGTACGCCCTTGAGGGCCTAGCCCAGCGGCTTCTATCCGCCCAGCGGTACCTGTCCGCCCTCCAAGCTGCCCTGGCGGCCGCAGCGATCGATCCGGTCAGGGAGACCGCCCACCGCATCATCATCGAGATCCATCTATCCGAAGGCAACCAAGCCAGCGCGGTCCGGTGTTACCAGCACTACGACGCCTACCTTCAGCGGGAACTCGGGGTCAGCCCGTCACCGCAGCTGTCCGACCTGCTACAAGGACTCCCATGCCTTCAACGCGACCAGTACAGGCAGCAGAGCAGAGCGGCGAGGCAGACCCCGGTGTCCGCGCCCGACCGGCTGCGCTGGCAGACCAGAGGCTCACGTGCCGGAAACGAGGCAGCAATGTTCTCTCCACGCTCCGGTCAACGCCGGAACGACGGCCAGGGTCGAGGGTGGTAG